Proteins found in one Mucilaginibacter gracilis genomic segment:
- the rnhA gene encoding ribonuclease HI: MVEIFTDGASSGNPGPGGYGVILRSGNHYKELSEGFRKTTNNRMELLAVIKGLEALKSPQQVTIFSDSKYVIEPVEKKWLYGWVQKNFKDKKNKDLWLRFLELSKIHQVKFVWVRGHNGHPENERCDVLAVAAGKQKTLLIDSVFEAEAAKGSLL, encoded by the coding sequence ATGGTGGAGATTTTTACAGACGGGGCATCAAGCGGTAACCCGGGCCCGGGCGGGTATGGCGTAATATTGCGTTCGGGCAATCATTATAAAGAGCTATCAGAGGGCTTCCGTAAAACCACCAATAACCGTATGGAGCTACTTGCAGTTATTAAAGGCTTAGAGGCGCTAAAATCGCCACAGCAGGTCACCATTTTTTCCGATTCAAAGTACGTTATCGAACCTGTTGAAAAAAAATGGCTTTACGGCTGGGTACAAAAAAACTTTAAGGATAAAAAGAACAAAGACCTTTGGCTGCGTTTTTTAGAACTTAGCAAAATACACCAGGTGAAGTTTGTATGGGTACGCGGCCATAACGGGCACCCCGAAAACGAGCGTTGCGATGTACTTGCAGTTGCTGCAGGAAAGCAAAAAACCCTTTTGATAGATAGCGTTTTTGAAGCGGAAGCAGCTAAAGGCAGTCTTCTTTAA